The Mycolicibacterium flavescens genome has a segment encoding these proteins:
- a CDS encoding conserved secreted protein, whose amino-acid sequence MGAATYVGRVGGLAVAMGVGTAIAVGQGYAVADTTDSQSDKSTNSESASSATAATGSTTAKTDAATSTSTSAGTEKDDDDDDDDDDDDESSDSTTRTRTVTGGVTVSAQTNTGSSRDNAEEQSEDEKAATPTAEAPKPTSTPTAEPTATATPEPTATPTAEPTPKPTAEPTPTPEPTATPTPGPSPTSSAEPKPTAEPGKDSDTREADPSSQPKPDGTSNTSTQQARTTTDTDATQSLSDPAAAVQETGNYVVFSDARSLATTTMNNASPLMLAYQPTTVTPAAPANLFTAVTNLVTNTINWILNPLAGTVPSSPAQPPLIWGLLAFARREFENFFAALSGRPSTTPTVMTPTLMVEDAPMARMALTAAEPFTPLYSPFPNAQVSPSTQFVSWVTGPWSYPGNPLMANTVDRFSVGGTDLGIMWDNGIEDDPTTPENEHQVLIAFGDTFFDGNMSQDWRSNTIMRTSDWYLANGMEIPDGEWYNGNMFGGAPLGPDGYPTRARQVIFPEGLPAGITLIPTAGISVPVEGSKYGAIQYVSFMSVTQWGAPGSWTTNYSAIAWSDDNGETFHVAPETVRYNQPWTGNQNFQQMAFVRPGDGYVYAYGTPNGRQGAAYLARVPEQDILDLSKYEYWNGSSAWGGAPAGWVKNNPAAATVVFGVEQGACGAAAEGNQVSEMSVQYNKQLNKYVAMHGDQFNNIVMRTSDTPQGTWSKPKVLMKQQPGGIYAPMMHPWSPSTQGTGTDLYWNLSEWNSYNVMMMKTDLSKV is encoded by the coding sequence ATGGGCGCAGCAACGTACGTCGGCCGTGTCGGGGGGCTGGCCGTCGCGATGGGGGTGGGTACCGCGATCGCCGTGGGACAGGGCTACGCAGTTGCCGACACCACCGACTCGCAATCGGACAAGTCCACCAATTCGGAGTCCGCGAGCAGCGCAACCGCCGCGACCGGATCCACGACGGCGAAAACCGATGCTGCGACGTCCACCTCGACTTCGGCGGGAACCGAGAAAGACGATGATGATGATGACGACGATGATGATGATGATGAGTCGTCCGACTCGACGACGCGAACCCGCACAGTTACCGGCGGGGTGACGGTCAGCGCCCAGACCAATACGGGATCCTCGCGCGATAACGCCGAGGAGCAAAGCGAGGACGAGAAGGCCGCGACTCCGACAGCGGAAGCACCGAAGCCGACGTCGACACCTACAGCCGAGCCCACCGCGACTGCGACTCCGGAGCCCACGGCCACACCGACGGCCGAGCCGACCCCGAAACCAACGGCCGAGCCGACCCCGACGCCCGAGCCGACAGCGACGCCGACTCCTGGGCCGTCGCCAACATCCTCCGCCGAGCCGAAGCCGACCGCCGAGCCGGGCAAGGACTCCGATACCCGCGAGGCTGACCCGTCATCGCAACCGAAGCCAGACGGAACCTCGAACACTTCCACCCAACAAGCCCGCACCACGACCGACACGGATGCCACGCAGTCGCTTTCCGATCCCGCCGCGGCGGTGCAGGAAACGGGGAATTACGTCGTGTTCTCCGATGCCCGATCACTGGCGACGACGACGATGAACAACGCCTCGCCGTTGATGCTCGCCTACCAGCCGACGACCGTGACGCCGGCGGCTCCTGCGAACCTGTTCACCGCCGTGACGAATCTGGTCACCAACACGATCAACTGGATCCTCAACCCGCTGGCAGGCACGGTGCCGTCGTCACCTGCGCAGCCGCCGCTGATCTGGGGCCTGCTCGCGTTCGCGCGTCGTGAGTTCGAGAACTTCTTCGCGGCGCTGTCGGGACGGCCCTCCACCACGCCGACGGTGATGACCCCGACGTTGATGGTCGAAGACGCCCCGATGGCCAGGATGGCGCTGACGGCCGCCGAACCCTTCACTCCGCTGTACTCACCGTTCCCCAATGCACAGGTGAGCCCGTCGACGCAGTTCGTCTCCTGGGTCACGGGTCCTTGGTCGTACCCCGGCAATCCGCTGATGGCCAACACCGTCGACCGGTTCTCGGTCGGTGGCACCGACCTCGGCATCATGTGGGACAACGGAATTGAGGACGACCCCACCACTCCGGAAAACGAACATCAGGTCCTGATCGCGTTCGGCGACACGTTCTTCGACGGCAACATGTCGCAGGACTGGCGGTCCAACACCATCATGCGGACCTCCGACTGGTACCTCGCCAACGGGATGGAGATCCCCGACGGGGAGTGGTACAACGGCAACATGTTCGGTGGCGCGCCGCTGGGCCCCGACGGATACCCCACCCGAGCCAGGCAGGTCATCTTCCCCGAAGGTCTGCCCGCCGGGATAACCCTGATACCCACGGCGGGAATCTCGGTGCCCGTGGAAGGCTCCAAATACGGCGCGATCCAATACGTGAGTTTCATGTCGGTGACGCAGTGGGGCGCACCCGGTAGTTGGACGACGAACTACTCGGCGATCGCCTGGTCCGACGACAACGGCGAAACCTTCCATGTCGCACCGGAAACCGTTCGCTACAACCAGCCGTGGACCGGCAACCAGAACTTCCAGCAGATGGCGTTCGTTCGGCCCGGCGACGGATATGTCTACGCATATGGCACCCCCAACGGCCGTCAGGGCGCGGCTTACCTGGCACGGGTGCCCGAGCAAGACATTCTGGACCTGAGCAAGTACGAGTACTGGAACGGCAGCAGTGCCTGGGGCGGAGCCCCGGCCGGTTGGGTGAAGAACAACCCAGCCGCGGCCACGGTCGTCTTCGGGGTCGAGCAGGGTGCTTGTGGTGCCGCCGCCGAAGGAAACCAGGTCAGCGAAATGTCTGTGCAGTACAACAAGCAGCTGAACAAGTACGTCGCCATGCACGGTGACCAGTTCAACAACATCGTGATGCGGACGTCCGACACCCCGCAGGGCACCTGGTCGAAACCGAAGGTGCTGATGAAGCAACAGCCGGGTGGGATCTATGCCCCGATGATGCATCCCTGGTCGCCGTCGACCCAGGGGACCGGTACGGATTTGTATTGGAACCTGTCGGAGTGGAACTCCTACAACGTGATGATGATGAAGACCGACCTGAGCAAGGTGTGA
- a CDS encoding Secreted protein antigen, producing MKAFSRFAATAAVSSGMALAGLGLASAAGADYYWFSWCPGQTPPSAASNRPLDWDWNVCHQYRYQGNDLIDESGRLYPAPPPAPGAICGRDLFTGTPIYCGP from the coding sequence ATGAAGGCCTTTTCGCGATTCGCCGCCACGGCAGCGGTTTCCAGCGGCATGGCGCTCGCCGGGCTGGGTTTGGCAAGTGCCGCCGGGGCCGACTACTACTGGTTCAGTTGGTGTCCCGGTCAGACTCCCCCGTCGGCGGCATCGAACCGCCCGCTTGACTGGGATTGGAATGTCTGCCACCAGTATCGGTATCAGGGCAACGACCTCATCGACGAGAGCGGTCGCCTCTATCCGGCGCCCCCGCCGGCGCCCGGTGCGATCTGCGGTAGAGACTTGTTCACCGGGACGCCCATCTACTGCGGGCCCTGA
- a CDS encoding acyl-CoA dehydrogenase domain-containing protein has translation MTTTAEHLRNALDGRWRDVKNRMREELSSEVFRPHYTPNTVIARTKVAEQLKIMAAMGAAEDGFKKEHGGNGDVGAAVTQIEMLAMSDLSLMVKAGVQWGLFGGAIENLGTERHHEKYVKPIIDCELLGCYAMTETGHGSNVQALETTATYDPATEEFVIDSPTPTARKDYIGGAAETARIAAVFAQLITPDGEGHGVHCVLVPIRDEDGNDLPGVTTSDCHYKGGLPGVDNGRIQFDKVRVPRENLLNKYGDVAADGTYSSPIESPGRRFFTMLGTLVRGRVTVGGSAAAAARVALDIATRYGLLRRQFEAPGEDHEVVIMDYLVHQRRLLPLIAESYALQFAQNELVAKCHDLQSAEDPDPEEQRELEGRAAGLKAANTWHATRAIQEAREACGGAGYMAENRLIALKADTDVFTTFEGDNHVLTQLVAKQLLTAYADDVKSMSPVEWVRFAANFAGERVLKRTAAETIMQTILDTRQDNEEEGSLFNRGTQVQMFEDREEYMLSTVARRLQGKSKEMSEFDAFNAVQDHVLHCAQAHIDRVILEAFVAGIDACEDEEARKILNMVCDLYALSVIEKDRAWFIEHRFISTERAKAVTRGINERCRTLRPYAELLVDGFGIPEQLRYAEMLHPERIPDADEHTEQNAISSGTIEPK, from the coding sequence ATGACCACCACTGCCGAACATCTGCGCAATGCGCTCGACGGACGTTGGCGCGACGTGAAGAACCGGATGCGCGAGGAGCTCTCCAGCGAGGTCTTCCGACCGCACTACACCCCCAACACCGTCATCGCCCGTACGAAAGTGGCGGAACAGCTCAAGATCATGGCGGCCATGGGTGCCGCCGAGGACGGCTTCAAAAAGGAGCACGGCGGTAACGGCGACGTCGGCGCGGCCGTCACCCAGATCGAGATGCTGGCGATGAGCGATCTGTCGCTGATGGTGAAGGCCGGTGTGCAGTGGGGGCTGTTCGGCGGGGCCATCGAGAACCTCGGCACCGAGCGACATCATGAGAAGTACGTCAAGCCGATCATCGACTGCGAGCTTCTCGGCTGCTATGCAATGACCGAGACCGGTCACGGCAGCAATGTGCAGGCGCTGGAGACCACCGCCACCTACGATCCGGCCACCGAGGAGTTCGTCATCGACTCCCCGACACCGACCGCGCGCAAGGACTACATCGGCGGGGCCGCCGAAACCGCCCGCATCGCCGCTGTTTTCGCCCAGCTGATCACCCCCGACGGAGAAGGGCACGGTGTGCACTGCGTGCTGGTGCCGATCCGCGACGAGGACGGGAACGACCTGCCCGGGGTGACGACCTCGGACTGCCACTACAAGGGCGGACTGCCCGGCGTCGACAACGGCCGGATCCAGTTCGACAAGGTCCGCGTCCCGCGGGAGAACCTGCTCAACAAATACGGCGACGTGGCAGCGGACGGTACCTACAGCTCACCGATCGAGAGCCCCGGCCGCCGGTTCTTCACGATGCTCGGCACCCTGGTTCGGGGCCGGGTCACGGTGGGCGGCAGCGCCGCGGCCGCAGCCCGCGTCGCCCTCGACATCGCGACGCGATATGGGTTGCTGCGCAGGCAGTTCGAGGCACCGGGCGAGGACCACGAAGTGGTCATAATGGACTACCTGGTGCACCAGCGGCGGCTGCTGCCGCTGATCGCCGAATCGTATGCGCTGCAGTTCGCGCAGAACGAACTCGTCGCTAAGTGCCATGACCTGCAGAGCGCCGAAGATCCCGACCCGGAAGAACAGCGTGAACTCGAGGGCCGCGCAGCCGGGCTCAAGGCCGCCAACACCTGGCACGCCACCCGCGCGATCCAGGAGGCGCGCGAGGCCTGCGGCGGCGCGGGTTACATGGCTGAGAACCGGTTGATCGCGCTGAAGGCCGACACCGACGTGTTCACCACGTTCGAAGGCGACAACCACGTCCTGACGCAATTGGTGGCCAAACAACTGCTCACTGCCTACGCCGACGACGTCAAGAGCATGAGCCCGGTCGAATGGGTGCGCTTCGCCGCGAACTTCGCCGGTGAACGGGTGCTCAAACGCACTGCGGCCGAGACGATCATGCAGACCATCCTCGACACTCGGCAGGACAACGAGGAGGAGGGCAGCCTGTTCAACCGCGGCACCCAGGTCCAGATGTTCGAGGACCGCGAGGAATACATGCTCTCCACGGTGGCGCGCCGGTTGCAGGGCAAGTCGAAGGAGATGAGCGAGTTCGACGCGTTCAACGCAGTGCAGGACCATGTGCTGCACTGCGCCCAGGCCCACATCGACCGGGTGATCCTCGAAGCGTTCGTCGCCGGCATCGATGCCTGCGAGGACGAGGAGGCCCGCAAGATCCTGAACATGGTGTGCGATCTGTACGCGCTGTCGGTGATCGAAAAGGACCGGGCGTGGTTCATCGAGCACAGGTTCATCTCGACCGAACGCGCGAAGGCCGTCACCCGGGGCATCAACGAACGCTGCCGGACGCTACGCCCCTACGCCGAACTGCTCGTCGACGGCTTCGGCATACCCGAACAGTTGCGTTATGCGGAGATGCTGCACCCCGAGCGCATTCCCGACGCCGACGAGCACACCGAGCAGAATGCGATCAGCTCGGGCACGATCGAGCCGAAGTAG
- a CDS encoding Membrane protein yields MTAPTGVPHTSTHRHADVTGGWLRAATFGAMDGLVSNTALIAGVAAAADADTVVISGVAGLLAGAFSMALGEYTSVTTANEQIESEVLVERRAFRKHPQAEKAELVAMLMDMGMTRETAVKATDEVHRDEHRALNFHLVQELGVDPREKPSPSVAAGSSFLMFTLGAIIPLIPYLLGFHSLWAGLACGGIGLLVAGGVAARFTGRPIWFASLRQLAFGSLAIAATYVVGLLVGTSVT; encoded by the coding sequence ATGACCGCCCCGACCGGAGTGCCGCACACCTCGACGCACCGGCACGCCGACGTCACCGGTGGCTGGCTGCGCGCCGCGACCTTCGGCGCCATGGACGGCCTCGTCAGCAACACCGCCCTCATCGCCGGTGTCGCGGCAGCGGCCGACGCGGACACCGTTGTCATCAGCGGCGTTGCCGGGCTGTTGGCCGGTGCGTTTTCGATGGCGCTGGGGGAGTACACCTCGGTGACCACCGCCAACGAACAAATCGAATCCGAGGTCCTGGTCGAGCGGAGGGCTTTCCGCAAGCACCCACAGGCCGAGAAGGCGGAGCTGGTGGCGATGTTGATGGACATGGGCATGACCCGTGAAACCGCGGTCAAGGCCACCGATGAGGTGCATCGCGACGAGCACCGGGCCCTGAACTTCCACCTCGTCCAGGAGTTGGGCGTCGACCCCCGGGAGAAGCCGTCGCCGTCGGTCGCGGCCGGGTCGTCGTTCCTGATGTTCACGCTTGGAGCGATCATTCCGCTGATTCCATACCTGCTCGGCTTCCACTCGCTGTGGGCAGGGCTGGCGTGTGGTGGCATCGGCCTGCTCGTCGCGGGAGGTGTGGCCGCGCGTTTCACCGGGCGACCGATCTGGTTCGCCTCTCTGCGTCAGCTGGCATTCGGTTCTCTGGCCATTGCGGCGACCTACGTTGTCGGGCTGCTGGTGGGTACGTCGGTCACGTGA
- the camC gene encoding cytochrome P450: MTAEQQVGQCPVDTFELAALTGPALTGFASIDSRQDLMRPVFRNTEGDAGYWMFTDYAAILEGLQHPELWSSSVIVPTDPDPPYQWIPVMVDPPQHAKWRQVLAEYFSPGRVKGLRDEHRRLAAELIDRISAEGSCEFVKQVARVFPSHIFLNIMGMPIERLDEFLEWEDKMLHQSGLGDEAMAIRLEGMTQVVGYFQSLIDQRRADPSPDAHDIVSAALRWTIDGEPVSDGDLLNCLLLLFMAGLDTVASQLSYAMLHLATHDEDRARIVAEPELIPRAIEEMLRVYPIVQTARKATQDMEFHGCPVKAGDMASFPLAAAGRDETVFPRAREVDLDRGVARHISFGAGPHRCLGSHLARQEMTVFLEEWHARIPAYRVTETPVEHAGQVFGLDSLQLSWGN; the protein is encoded by the coding sequence GTGACGGCTGAACAGCAGGTTGGACAGTGCCCGGTGGACACATTCGAGCTGGCTGCCCTCACCGGCCCGGCGCTGACAGGATTCGCGAGCATCGATTCGCGCCAAGACCTTATGCGTCCGGTGTTCCGTAACACCGAGGGCGACGCCGGGTACTGGATGTTCACCGACTATGCGGCGATCCTCGAGGGCCTGCAGCACCCCGAATTGTGGTCCAGCAGTGTGATCGTGCCGACGGACCCCGATCCGCCCTACCAATGGATCCCGGTGATGGTCGACCCGCCGCAACACGCCAAGTGGCGGCAGGTGCTCGCCGAGTACTTCTCGCCGGGCCGGGTCAAGGGGTTGCGCGACGAACACCGTAGACTCGCAGCAGAACTCATTGATCGCATCTCGGCCGAGGGCTCCTGCGAGTTCGTCAAGCAGGTAGCCAGGGTATTCCCCTCGCACATCTTCCTCAACATCATGGGCATGCCCATCGAACGGCTCGACGAATTCCTCGAGTGGGAAGACAAAATGCTGCACCAATCCGGTCTGGGTGACGAGGCCATGGCGATCCGGCTCGAGGGCATGACGCAGGTGGTGGGGTATTTCCAGTCGCTGATCGACCAGCGCCGCGCGGACCCGAGCCCGGACGCCCACGACATCGTCAGCGCCGCCCTCAGATGGACGATCGACGGTGAGCCGGTCAGCGACGGTGACCTGCTCAACTGCCTTCTGTTGCTGTTCATGGCGGGTCTGGACACCGTGGCCAGCCAACTCTCCTACGCGATGCTGCACCTGGCCACCCACGACGAGGACCGAGCCCGCATCGTCGCCGAGCCCGAGCTCATCCCGCGCGCCATCGAGGAAATGCTCCGGGTCTATCCGATCGTGCAGACCGCTCGAAAAGCCACTCAGGACATGGAGTTTCACGGCTGTCCGGTCAAAGCCGGCGACATGGCCTCCTTCCCGCTGGCCGCCGCCGGACGGGACGAGACGGTGTTTCCCCGGGCCCGCGAAGTCGACCTGGACCGCGGTGTCGCGCGCCATATCTCGTTCGGCGCCGGCCCGCACCGCTGCCTGGGTTCACACCTGGCGCGTCAGGAGATGACGGTGTTCCTCGAGGAGTGGCATGCGCGCATCCCGGCCTACCGGGTCACCGAAACGCCCGTCGAGCACGCGGGGCAGGTCTTCGGGCTGGACTCGCTGCAGCTGAGTTGGGGGAACTGA
- the caiA_4 gene encoding acyl-CoA dehydrogenase domain-containing protein — protein sequence MNFDLTDEQRGLIDVTRELLERHSSVTAARALIDGPTGYDEQLWRKGAELGWPALAIPEADGGLGQQSIELALVATELGRGLASTPFLPTAVVADAVSRSAAACRTELLAALASGTQTAAWAFAEAGRPWSVEGIQTTATRDGSGYVISGAKASVQDADSAATLLVDAVLGGRPARFLVPADTTGVKIERQHTLDVTRRYCDVVFDAVALDGAVLLAEGAAAEDSIARSGRLAAVLTCAELVGIGERLLELTVAYVKERVQFGKAVGSFQAVKHKCADMRIWIQSSAAATYFAAMTLDSEHRDSAHAASVAKAYASEAVNRLAGEALQLHGGIGFTWEHDLHLYLRRARVGAALYGDADHHREQLCRAQVLASA from the coding sequence GTGAATTTCGACCTCACCGACGAACAACGCGGGTTGATCGACGTGACCCGCGAGTTGTTGGAGCGGCACTCGTCGGTGACCGCGGCCCGCGCGTTGATCGACGGACCTACGGGATACGACGAGCAGTTGTGGCGCAAAGGAGCCGAACTGGGTTGGCCCGCGTTGGCAATCCCCGAGGCGGACGGCGGGCTGGGTCAGCAGTCCATCGAATTGGCCTTGGTGGCAACCGAACTGGGCCGCGGACTGGCGTCGACGCCTTTTCTGCCGACCGCCGTCGTAGCCGACGCCGTCTCCCGCTCGGCCGCCGCCTGCCGGACTGAGCTGTTGGCGGCACTGGCCTCGGGCACGCAGACCGCGGCGTGGGCCTTCGCCGAAGCCGGGCGGCCCTGGTCGGTGGAGGGAATCCAGACCACCGCTACCCGCGACGGCTCCGGATACGTCATCAGCGGGGCGAAGGCCTCGGTCCAGGACGCCGATTCGGCCGCGACGCTTCTGGTCGACGCCGTGCTCGGCGGGCGGCCGGCACGCTTCCTGGTGCCCGCCGACACCACCGGCGTGAAGATCGAGCGCCAGCACACGCTCGACGTGACGCGCCGGTACTGCGACGTCGTGTTCGACGCAGTGGCGCTGGACGGCGCGGTGTTGCTGGCAGAGGGTGCGGCCGCCGAGGATTCGATCGCCCGCTCCGGTCGGCTCGCCGCAGTGTTGACGTGCGCCGAGCTGGTGGGAATCGGCGAGCGGCTGCTGGAGCTCACGGTGGCCTACGTCAAGGAACGCGTCCAGTTCGGCAAGGCGGTCGGTAGTTTCCAGGCCGTCAAACACAAGTGTGCCGACATGCGAATCTGGATTCAGTCCAGCGCTGCGGCAACGTATTTCGCCGCCATGACGCTCGACAGCGAACACCGCGACAGCGCCCATGCCGCCAGCGTGGCCAAGGCCTATGCATCCGAGGCGGTGAACCGGCTCGCCGGTGAGGCGCTTCAGCTGCACGGTGGCATCGGGTTCACGTGGGAGCATGACCTGCACCTGTACCTGCGCCGGGCGCGGGTTGGCGCGGCCCTCTACGGCGACGCCGACCACCACCGCGAGCAGCTGTGCCGGGCGCAGGTCCTCGCCTCGGCCTGA
- a CDS encoding acyl-CoA dehydrogenase domain-containing protein, producing the protein MHLEQDTHLDLLRERVRALAARYQPPRHGRTGVRAPEAHDIPKLREWTARLFSEQMLGVNWPVEYGGLPDPHPLHESVVIDELIRVNAPGPVGGGMLAAAAIIASGSAEQKDYFLPRIRSGEHIWCQLFSEPDAGSDLAGLRTRARREGDVFVVDGQKVWTTNGQHADWGYLLARTNPDVPKHAGITAFALDMSLPGVTVRPLREITGTADFNEVFFDGVRVPAEHVIGEIDQGWAVTTASLVHERAGAGSGASLFGALQRLVRLAGSLPDWSVSDGDVDPGSVLDRRDVRQAIGGFVADVHVNSLVAAYNESRALHGGADLADAPVSKILFSQINLALHEYGLQLQGHDGVRIETDSHVHDGGWWQDAFLYGRAFTIAGGTNEVLRNVIAERALGLPRG; encoded by the coding sequence TTGCACCTCGAACAGGACACGCACCTCGACTTGCTGCGCGAGCGGGTACGTGCCTTGGCCGCCCGATATCAACCGCCCCGACACGGTCGCACGGGCGTTCGCGCGCCCGAAGCCCATGACATCCCGAAACTTCGGGAGTGGACGGCGCGACTGTTCTCTGAGCAAATGCTCGGGGTGAACTGGCCGGTCGAATACGGTGGGCTGCCGGACCCGCATCCGCTGCACGAATCCGTTGTGATCGACGAGTTGATACGCGTCAACGCGCCTGGCCCGGTGGGCGGTGGGATGCTGGCAGCGGCGGCGATCATCGCGTCCGGGTCTGCTGAGCAAAAGGACTACTTCCTTCCGCGCATCCGGTCCGGGGAGCACATCTGGTGCCAGCTGTTCAGTGAGCCCGATGCCGGTAGCGATCTGGCCGGCCTGCGCACACGCGCTCGCCGCGAAGGTGACGTCTTCGTCGTCGACGGTCAGAAGGTGTGGACCACCAACGGCCAGCACGCCGACTGGGGGTATTTGCTGGCCCGCACGAACCCCGACGTCCCCAAGCACGCGGGTATCACGGCATTCGCTTTGGACATGTCGCTGCCCGGGGTCACGGTGCGGCCGTTGCGGGAGATCACCGGGACGGCGGACTTCAACGAGGTCTTCTTCGACGGTGTGCGTGTTCCGGCCGAGCACGTGATCGGCGAGATCGACCAGGGCTGGGCCGTGACCACCGCCAGCCTGGTGCACGAACGTGCGGGCGCGGGTAGCGGTGCGTCGCTTTTCGGTGCGCTGCAGCGCTTGGTCCGGCTCGCGGGCAGCCTGCCCGACTGGTCGGTCTCCGACGGTGACGTCGACCCCGGCTCGGTGCTCGACCGTCGCGATGTGCGCCAAGCGATCGGGGGGTTCGTCGCGGACGTGCACGTCAACTCGTTGGTCGCCGCCTACAACGAGAGCAGGGCGCTGCACGGCGGCGCCGACCTCGCCGACGCGCCGGTGTCGAAAATCCTGTTCAGCCAAATCAATCTAGCGTTGCATGAATACGGTCTGCAGCTTCAGGGTCACGACGGGGTTCGCATCGAGACGGATTCGCACGTGCACGACGGCGGTTGGTGGCAGGATGCGTTTCTCTACGGACGGGCTTTCACCATCGCCGGAGGTACCAACGAGGTCTTGCGTAACGTCATTGCAGAGCGGGCGCTCGGACTTCCACGTGGCTGA